The DNA region GATAGCTGGATGCCCAAGGGCCGTTCACTCTCTGCTGTGGAAGGGAAATGTATTGGATGCACAAATGTCACACCCCTCATGCAGGTGGTGTGTGGTGAGGGGCAGGCTTCTGGCatagaaataaaagtaataaagtAGGCTTACCTGCAGCTCTTAGAGACCATGTTGGCGTGTGTGAGACACTCCCaaggccatggcaggaggtgatTCAAGGAAGAACCAGGTAGTTATGTAGGGCAGCAGCCAAGGGAGGCATTGCTACTAGGAAGGAGACACGCTCCGTGTTCTGGGCTCAggctgctggggatggagcagacagagggacaggtccacaggcacacagcccacatcccagtgctgcATTTTGAGATGGGGTTTGGGCAGGGACAGCATGTGCTGGGTATAAATCTGATCTCAGCCTTGGGGATGTCGGTGCATGCCCTCCCTGCCCATAGCCTCCTCACCTCCAAACAGAGGCCAACAGCTCCCCCAGTGACCTCTTTTCCTCTGGTTCTGCCCCACAGGCACCCTGACAAAAACAAGGACCCGGGTGCAGAGGACAAATTCATCCAGATTAGCAAGGCCTATGAGGTAACACATGCTTCCTGTGAACTCCTGGTATCATTAACATCAAGTGACCTTAATTTTCCACACACggctttgtgtttttttcagtgtatttctGTGTGGGAAAGGTGCTTGACTCTGTGGAGGTGGACGTTGCCCCACCCAAAAAATTTGCTCAGCTTTTTTGACAAAGCCACTGGGGTCACCAGCATGGTTTCTGCTATAAATACTTTGCTGCAggtctgccctgctctgcctaaAAAGCCTCAAAGAAGGAAGGAGTGGGTATtccccaagccctgcccagctgaccAGCGTCTTGACTGTGTCACACATGCATAAAAGCATTTTGGGGTCATGTAAGCAACGTTCATCATCACAGGGATTTAGTCACCTCAAATTATTCATAGCAGTAGTTATTTGCACGTTCTGGAAATTGTTTGCTCCAGTTTGTGGCAGCCAAGCCCatggaaatcaaaataaatcctTATTTCCCTGctaaaaaatgcagtttctcTGCAGGGCTTCTGGCTGCTCAGTGAAGCTTTTGGCACTTTCTGAACCCTCCAGATTCAAAGAGACAccagcaaaagccagaaaagagTGTTTGTGCTCAGAACACAGGATATTCAGACCCGAGGAGCTGTTGGTGACAGAAGTGGGTACAGCAGTCTGGATTTAGGGGCTCCTTTGGgctttgagggtttttttacccTTATTTACCACAGTAAGCTGAAAAGGATGTGATGCTTCccttttccaaaatatttatcTGTCTGATGTGCAGCAAAGACTGCACATTCTTTAACGTTATTTACTGAGGGATTACAGTCAGGGCAGTTCCCCCTCATGGTTTCAGGCAAtcatttttccatcattttctttccagattCTCTCCAACGAGGAAAAGAGGGCAAACTTTGATCGCTACGGAGATGCTGGGGAAAGCCAGGGCTTCTCTCAGCAGCAGCGTCGCCAGTTCCACCGCTTCCATGATGGCTTCTATTTTGATGAGTCCTTCTTCCATTTCCCTTTCAATTCTGAGAGGCGCGACACCTCCGACGAGAAGTATTTGCTCCACTTTTCTCACTACATCAATGAAATTGTGCCAGATAGCTTCAAGAAACCTTACCTCATTAAAATCACCTCAGACTGGTGCTTCAGCTGCATCCACATCGAGCCCGTGTGGAAGGAAGTTGCTCAGGAATTGGAGGCTCTGGGTAAGGATGAGGTTGTCGGGGATGAgtgtgtgtccctcacctgggAAGGCTGCAGTGGTTTGCCTTCAGGTTTGTGTGACCCAGTTTAGATCCTGTGGATTTCCTCAGGGTTTTATCCTAATGATCTCCCAAACATTCCTAACTCCAAAGCAGGGTGCTGGGCAAAGGAGCAGGTCATTAGTTTTGCACTGGGGATTTGGGTTGTGGGAGATCTTACAAGTGAACCCGGTGCTCTCcttttccaggagcaggaatcGGCGTCGTTCACGCAGGGTATGAACGGCGCCTCGCCCATCATCTGGGTGCCCACAGCACTCCGACCCTGCTGGGGCTCATTAATGGGAAAATAACCTTCTTCCACAATGCTGTCGTTCGGGAAAACCTGCGGCAGTTTGTGGAGAACCTCCTGCCAGGGAATCTTGTTGAAAAGGTAGGTTCTAGCGGGGGtgtcaggtgctgctgctcctctctgcctggAGATCCCTCTCTCCTTGGCTGTTTCGGTGGTTAATCTGATTAATTCAGGCTCCAAATTGATCTGTGGCACAAAGCTCCAAACCCTGGAGCTGTCAGAAGCATTCCCACCCCGCAGCTCTGTAACACTAGTCCTTGAAAAGAGGATCCTGCTACTACATGGTCACACCAATGATTCTAGTggcagctgaccccagctgtgacaccccacagctgccagggctctACTCAAGGTATCCCTAGGACAGGAACCTGCTGCATTtcacttgtctcctgctttCTTGGCATTTCATCCAGCAAATTAGGGACCACTTGCTACCTCATAGGTCACATCTGCTAAAACTCAGTGACACAGAgtcctgtttgttttgtccAGTTTTCCTTCAGACCTTTGAAACGAACTGGCAGCATGAGCCCTTTCAAAATCATAAGTAAAATCTCCTAACTGATAAAATATTCCTGTGTTTCAGCCTTCTGGTGATTTTTGACAGAGTCCTAAAACACCACCACCCTTGTGATGTGGCTGGGTCAGCCTCCACAGCACTCTCACCTGCCTAGCCTCTGCTCATGGCCTTGTTCACGTCACCTCATTTTCCCTTGGGATCTTTACCGGGATCACCTTCCCCAACAGATTCTTCACTTGTCTTCTGGGTACTGGAGTTATTGGACTTCTCGCCCCCAAAATAGGGATCATTTCCCCTTCTACAGTAACTGCAGCCATTTATGTCCTTTCTGAGAGGTAGCACACCTGAAACAGAGCACGTTTACTGGAGCTATCAGGTGTCTTCTTAACCCTTGGGTTCCcatttttatgtatatttaaataatatggTCCCAACAAACAGGAGAATAACAGTGATGTTGGCATTGACTTGGAATGGCATCAACAGAGGCTGCAATAACTAAGATGGATGAGGGAGGTCAAGAGTGATGGTTTTAATTCATTTATAAATCAGGAATATCTGTTGGAAAGACCAATCCACTGTCTGGTTCCTGCAACATCTGGACAGCCTTTTCAGGCTCAGCCCTCATTCAGACACCTCGTTGCAGAGTGTTGCTGGTGTCTGACAGCTCAGAGGTTAAACTGATGTTCTGCTTCTGTCTAAAGATTACAGATAAAAACTACATCCGCTTTCTGTCCCACTGGAGGAAAGACAACAAGCCCCACGTGCTGCTCTTCGATCACATGCCAGTTGTGCCGTTGTTATACAAGGTAATGTCATTTCTCTCACTGCATTGTTGACTTGCTTATAAATCCAGATGTTCCAAATTACAACACGCCACTGCCGTGAGCAGTGGACCAATGCCTCCAGACACCAGACTGGTTCAAGGAGAGCGAGGTGATTTGTGCAGGTTTTAAATAATGTGACCAGGTGACCAGCTTTGTAAGGAGTCTGTTTCTTCGTCCTGACACAGTTACCCTTCACAAGTGTGAAGGTGTGGGTTTGTTTCAGAGGTAGCAGCAACACAGGTACACAACCTTTTGTTGGGAATGAGAGATGTTTGTGTCATATCTAATTTGGGTTGCTGAAAATCCCATTTCCTAAGAAGCCCCTGCCGCCCTACAACATGTCAGGCTGTAAACAAAGCTGTGGATCCTTGGAGGCTCCTGGCACAATGACTAAGGGGATGCAAAATTTGGTTTAGTGAGGGAGAGAAAGGGCTTGTACCTCTCACATCTGGTGGGATTCAAACAGTGGAATGTGTTCTTGAAGCAAGGTCACCACAGGCACTTGGGGAGAAAATGCTTACTCTGTAACATAACTGTGCTGGGgatttcctcctgcccagctgacGGCCTTTGCCTACCGAGATTACCTGTCCTTTGGCTACGTGTACGTCGGACTGCGAGGCACCGAGGAGCTGTCCAGCCAGTACAACATCAATGTCTACACTCCCACCATGATGATCTTCAAAGAGCACATTGACCGGCCCGCTGACGTTGTGCAGGTATCACTCAGAGCCCTCTCCAAGAGCTTAGGGAAAACAGGCACGGAGCTTTTTTGACCAAGCTGGTGATGAGGGGGTGGTCAGTGGTGCAGTTTGGAGGAAGAGTATTTGTTCTCAACCTAAACTCAGgctttggaggaggaggaagagtgtTAGGACAAGGGAAGCTTGGGGCACTCCATCCTgttggggggtggggacacaggtAACTTCCCAGTCTTGGGGCCTCAGAACATCTTGGGTGATTGCAGGGATGACCACAAGGGCTGGCAGCCTTCTCCAGGAACATCCAacagctttctcctcctctttctgcTCATTTCAAACTTTTGCTTTCTTGGTCCTTGCCAGGCACGAGAAATGAAGAAGCAGCTCATTGATGACTTCCTTTCCCAGAATAAGTTCCTCATGGTGGCCAGGCTAACCAGCCAGAGGCTGTtccaggagctgtgtcctgtgAAGAAGTCTCACCGTCAGCGGAAGTAAGTGAGGTGTTCCCATTTTGTTTCCCaaggctctggggctgctcttaGAGTCACTTTTGGTTTGATTCTGCAGGAAAAGAGCAATGACTGCATTGGATCATGCTCAATTATCCACACtgtcagaggggtttggggcttACCAGGATTGTTCTGCTGAGAGGAAAGGGGTTGGTCATTCCCTCTCACCTACAGACTGGCTCTTAATCCCTCATCTCATTGTGTCACCCAGGCACTGCGTGGTCTTGCTTACCGAGGAAGGAGAGAAGTTTGCTGAGGCTTATGAGGCATTTTTGACTTTTGCTGTGGCCAACACAAAAGACACGCTGAGGTTTGTGCACATCTACAGTGATCGGCAGCCGGAATTTGCAGACGCCTTGCTGATGGATGAGGAGAAGTATCACGGAAGATCAGCTGTGAGggcttccttttattttttttaatcccttctTCTCTTAGCCTTGATGCTGTACCTTGATCTGACATCTGATTCTGGGAAGTGGTTTGAAATTAATCATCTGtctagaagaaaacaaaagccccTTCCTCTCTGACATGTGCCATGCTCTTGGCTCATCCAGGTGGTCATTCTGGAGAGACGCAATAATGCAGGGAAGATCGTCTTTAAAGCCTTGGAGGAGGCCTGGCAAGGCAGCAAAGAGGACAACTTCATCCTCCTGGATCTCCTGGATCAGCTGAGAACAGACCCTGGCCTTCTGTCATCAGAGACTGTTGTGGCAGACCTGAATGATGAGCTCGCTCCTGTAAGTGCACAGCTTTTCCAGATGCCTGACGTTCATGTTACCTTTGTGGACAGTCCCATTATGGTTGTTCAGAggcattatttatattttaaaataacaaggCAAAACAGAAGGAATCTCATGGCATGTTGTGAACCTCTTGGGGCTCTTTATAGCAGTTTTGTCATTTcgttttttgcttttcattcttttcaaaCAGATGTTCCTTATCCGATGGTTCTATTCCACAGTGGACTACATCTCAGACTGGTGGGACAGTTTGTTTCACAGTAACTGGTACGGATTGGGCATCCATTGTTGGTATTCGTTGCTTCCTTGTtacctttattttaaaacagatgcAATTTTAGCATCCTTTTGGGTGAGAGCAGGACAGTACTCAAAAACATGATGTCCTTTAAGACCCAAGAAACAAGCTGAGTTTCTGGGGAAGGCCCACAGTGTTATCTGACATAGGCAGGAACTGAAATTGAGGCAGAAATTGTGAACTCACGGACCTGACTGCTGCTTGCACATCTTCCCTCAGGCGAGAAATGATGCCACTCCTGTCCTTGCTCTTCTCTGCGCTCTTCATTCTCTTTGGCACCGTTATTGTTCAGGCTTTCAGGTGAGTGGGCACCAAAATGCCTTCAGGGGTGGCTCTTCAGCCCAACCCCAAGGCcttaaacacacacaaaatcacCTTCCTCTGCAGTGATTCGAGTGACACAAGGGACACTCCACCCTCGGGGAAAGAAGAAACGGCGGCAAAGACGGAGAAGAATGACACGAGCTTCAGCAAAGAGAGTAACAGGTTCCCTGTCTAAATTTTCCAGAATGTTTTCTGCAGAAGCATTGCTCAGGGAGCACCTGTGCGGGGAGCGTTAGTGAGGAGCAGAGAAGTGCTGAAGTTGCACATAGTGCAGTTgttgtgcagggctgtgcaggcacagcAAGGAAGGAGGACCAGTGCACAGCCAGCACGCAGCCAGCAAGGACTGGGGGACACTAATCTGCTTATTAAAGAATTCCCACCAAGTTTGCCCAAGACAGCATCCTCAGGGGAGAGGTAAAGGTGTGACCCACTCATTGAGAGAGGTGCAAACCAAGCTATTGCATCAGTAACATTGGCTTTTGCtacagggcacagggatggctcaGCATAATGGGCTAGCAAATGCACTCACAGTTTCTCCATCCTCAGTTGCTCCCAGTCCTTTGCCCCTCTTTCACTTGGTCTTTTTGTTGCAGCAGGATTCCCAAAAAGAGCTTTGTTGAGGTGACTGAGCTAACGGACATCAACTACACCAGTAACTTGGTGCGCCTGAGGCCAGGGCACATGAACATCGTCTTGATCCTGTCCAACTCCACCAAAACCCCCCTGCTCCAGAAGTTTGCTCTGGAAGTCTACATGTTCACAGGGTAGGCTGGGCCCTCTCCCAGGCTTCTGTTGCTGTATTAACCACTTGTGTAATGCTGCTCTGGTGACATGTGAGGAGCATGGGTGGCTCTATTGCCAGGAGCGAATGCTTCTGGTGATCTAAGCAGCCTCTGCCTTCATCAGTGGCAGTGAGCCACCAAAAAACAagaggctgttcccagccaaaCTTCGTGGTGGTGGCCAGAGGGGTCAGGTGCTGGTGCCACTTTGACTGTACCCATGTTTTGACAAATAGAAAGCACGACAGTGCTGCGTACACTGAGCTGAAAAAGGAGCTGTGGcaacacagcactgccctgcccttgTTGACAATTCCTTACCTGTTCAGTAGGAATCCAGCCAGACCCAGAACACATACTAATCCCAATATCTTCTCTGCTcttcccccaggagcagctctcttCACTTCTCCTTTCTCAGCCTGGACAAGCACCGAGAGTGGCTGGAGTATCTGCTGGAGTTTGCACAGGATGCGgcccccatcccaaaccagtATGACAAGCATTTCCTTGAGCGTGACTACACGGGCTATGTCCTGGCTCTGAATGGTCACAAGAAATACTTCTGCCTCTTTAAGCCTCACAGATCAGGGGACGAGGGGGGAACCCTGGGATCATGCGAGGATTACGATGCTTTACAACATGCGGAAGCCAGAGGgaaatcctcctgcagcccgGGATCTAGATCCACTAAAAACAAATTACACAAATTGTCCTTTTGGATGGAACGCCTTCTAGAGGGTTCCTTACAGAGGTTCTATATCCCCTCGTGGCCTGCACTAGACTGAGGAATTTTACAGAGATTCTAAGGGGACAAACTTTTTATGAAGATGACAAGGGACAGCTCTTTCCAGGAATACTCAAACAAGCTTGATGAATGGACCTTAGGTTTTAGATTAACTTTCCTGGGGCCAGCAATTAGAACACACCTCCTGTGTCTGGAGCCCGGGAGCGCAGCCAAGCACACCCATGTGCCCTCCACCGCTCTGCTGTGCGTTTGGATGCTGTACAGCCCAAGAGCCAAGAGGTCCGTTGTGCCCCTCTCGTCCTGCCACGTCTGCTTCCCAAGTCACCCCCATCCCACCTCTTGTTTTACCTCGGTTGAAGAAATCCGTGACTTCCCTGGGTCTGGACCAGCTGTGGCCGGTGATGCAGGCCGGGTCACGGTactccctccctgtccctgtgtgcttAGCCCATGGTGCATGGTGTAACTCTGGCAAGACCCTGCAGAccctccaggccctgctctTCTGAAAGGCCTCCTCCCACCAGGCAGTGGTACTCTCTCGGCTTTCCCCATGGTAAGTGATGCAGAATCTGGTTAGGAGCATCTCCCTTGTAGCAAACCTTAGCTGGGACCCCCCTGTGGTGCGGGCTCGTGGGCGATCTGCATGTTTCATGCTCCCCGTGTCATGATTCCACCTGCAGCTTCACTGGCTGAACCGTAACGGGGAGGGAAAGGGCACGGCCATAAAATACTGTCAAAGTGTTGAGTCATTTAAATGTCACGTTGATTTTTCAGATGCCTTTTCTGCTTGTCGATTTTAGACTATGTATCCTAGAGCCATAACTTTACCTGCGTCCTCAGATTGTAGGCATGAGCTGCTATGAGCCAGTAGATGTGTAAAAAACTCTACGTAGCTGCCAGGGAGTCACCTGGGCTCCTTGCAAACACCTTTCCAGCTGTAGTACAAACCAACCTTCCTTTGTATCAAGGAACCTCATCCTTCAACGATTGTATTCTTGAAATGTTGTCCCAGAAGTGCTGTATAATCAGACTGTTGCGTGTGTGTGAAGCTCCTTTGGTTTAGTTGGAGGTTGAGATGTTTGGTTTCAGCCTCTCACCCATTTCTTTCTTACCCCAAACCTCCATTTCTGCACACTCAGGCTGCTCCCGtggctttgtgtttgtttgcttgggtatttctttcatcttttggAAGCATTGGGGGTGTGTGAGGctagagcagctgcagagccctgggtttGGAGGTTGCTTTGCTGTAGCAGTGCCTGacagctgcttccagcaccACAGGGAAAGGGTGCCCCTGGGTAAGGCAGAGGGAGGATAAGCAGCAGCCTCGTGGCTGCTTAACACTCCTCGAGTGACCAAGCAAGGCAGCAGGGCTTCTCTTTGTGGCAAGGACTGAAATCCTGTGAggtttgttcttccttttcaCTGCACCGGGGCTGACACTGGCGCGCATGCCTTCTCCTTCCGTGGATCTGGAACCCTGTGGCACCATCAGgctccagcacagggatgggggcCAGTGGCCTTTgccacagggcttggagcacagagcactcaGTGAACACATGGTGTTAATTCCAGACTCAGCCCGTGCCACTTTAGTTACCATCTTAGCAGAGCAGCCAGACAGTAGGAATAACTGCCAACCCCTGAGCTAGCTGCTGATCCTGCACAGatgctgggaatgctccagCCATTGCACTCCCTACATGCCCTAATTGCTCCCAAAGCCTTGCCTCCTTGCATTTCCCCATCCTGGGAGCAGACTGGCATGCTCCAACCCCCAGAGGTACCTCAGATCCCCTGTACAATGTGCTTCAAACAAAGGCTGTGATGCTACAAACGATCCCTATGTGAGGTAGGTTAATTCCAGCCCAGTGCACTCTGGGCCATGGAATGAGGCACTAAAgtagagggaaggaagggaagtgatgtcttctccctgcccaggagtTCCTGTGAAGCTCCTGTGAGGGCgcacaggcagcactgacagagcagagagggagtgAAACACCAGCCTGATGTTTCTAGACTCCACTTCCACCTGGCTGGAGCAATCACTGCAGCACTCCTGCACTTTTCCCACAGCTTGCCATGCAGGATGTGGTTGGAATAGTTTTTAGCCCAGCAGAAAGCTCCACATAACATCTTAAACATTTGCAGTAGCAGAAGAAtgctctctgtctctctgctgtTTCTTCAGCTGATCAGAAACAAGGAGAAAACCCTCAACTCATGAAAACAAAGTGCCTAGTTATGCTACAGTGGGGGAATTCAGCCCAACCctgaggaagggaagaaggcTTTATGGCCTTCACATCCACTGTGTGTTGCATGCTACCAGAATCAttgggtttattttccttttagcaCAACCTCCCCTTTCAGCCAGGGAGTGCTTGCATCAGTCCATCGGtgctggctggagctggacaggagcacagctcctgggTTTTTATGGAAATTTTGCCTAAGCTGAAGCAAAAGCcaagctgctctgcccctggTTTACttggctgcagtgccagtgtGGCACCCCAGGTGTTTGCTGTCTTGAGACCACGGTCAGAGCTCCTTATCCCAGGATctgccctctcccagcagccATGAGCCATCACCCCATCATTTTCTGAACACTTGTGATTCTGTTCCACACACGGTGATTTGTAATCCAAAGATTAAGGAGATTGGGTCCTAGTGCACTTTCCTAGTGAGATCTGAGCAATGGCacagtgctcagagctgaggCAAAGGGATACAGGCCCCAGAGTGGAGATTGTTCCCAAactcctccctgtccctgtctctgcccTTCACCCACAGCAACCAGGAGCCAGGACACGAGTGCAGCCTGACAA from Haemorhous mexicanus isolate bHaeMex1 chromosome 23, bHaeMex1.pri, whole genome shotgun sequence includes:
- the DNAJC16 gene encoding dnaJ homolog subfamily C member 16 isoform X1, which codes for MESGRAGWLLLLLLLPALGAAAPGEFDPYRVLGVGRSSSQADIKKAYKRLAREWHPDKNKDPGAEDKFIQISKAYEILSNEEKRANFDRYGDAGESQGFSQQQRRQFHRFHDGFYFDESFFHFPFNSERRDTSDEKYLLHFSHYINEIVPDSFKKPYLIKITSDWCFSCIHIEPVWKEVAQELEALGAGIGVVHAGYERRLAHHLGAHSTPTLLGLINGKITFFHNAVVRENLRQFVENLLPGNLVEKITDKNYIRFLSHWRKDNKPHVLLFDHMPVVPLLYKLTAFAYRDYLSFGYVYVGLRGTEELSSQYNINVYTPTMMIFKEHIDRPADVVQAREMKKQLIDDFLSQNKFLMVARLTSQRLFQELCPVKKSHRQRKHCVVLLTEEGEKFAEAYEAFLTFAVANTKDTLRFVHIYSDRQPEFADALLMDEEKYHGRSAVVILERRNNAGKIVFKALEEAWQGSKEDNFILLDLLDQLRTDPGLLSSETVVADLNDELAPMFLIRWFYSTVDYISDWWDSLFHSNWREMMPLLSLLFSALFILFGTVIVQAFSDSSDTRDTPPSGKEETAAKTEKNDTSFSKESNSRIPKKSFVEVTELTDINYTSNLVRLRPGHMNIVLILSNSTKTPLLQKFALEVYMFTGSSSLHFSFLSLDKHREWLEYLLEFAQDAAPIPNQYDKHFLERDYTGYVLALNGHKKYFCLFKPHRSGDEGGTLGSCEDYDALQHAEARGKSSCSPGSRSTKNKLHKLSFWMERLLEGSLQRFYIPSWPALD
- the DNAJC16 gene encoding dnaJ homolog subfamily C member 16 isoform X2 translates to MILSNEEKRANFDRYGDAGESQGFSQQQRRQFHRFHDGFYFDESFFHFPFNSERRDTSDEKYLLHFSHYINEIVPDSFKKPYLIKITSDWCFSCIHIEPVWKEVAQELEALGAGIGVVHAGYERRLAHHLGAHSTPTLLGLINGKITFFHNAVVRENLRQFVENLLPGNLVEKITDKNYIRFLSHWRKDNKPHVLLFDHMPVVPLLYKLTAFAYRDYLSFGYVYVGLRGTEELSSQYNINVYTPTMMIFKEHIDRPADVVQAREMKKQLIDDFLSQNKFLMVARLTSQRLFQELCPVKKSHRQRKHCVVLLTEEGEKFAEAYEAFLTFAVANTKDTLRFVHIYSDRQPEFADALLMDEEKYHGRSAVVILERRNNAGKIVFKALEEAWQGSKEDNFILLDLLDQLRTDPGLLSSETVVADLNDELAPMFLIRWFYSTVDYISDWWDSLFHSNWREMMPLLSLLFSALFILFGTVIVQAFSDSSDTRDTPPSGKEETAAKTEKNDTSFSKESNSRIPKKSFVEVTELTDINYTSNLVRLRPGHMNIVLILSNSTKTPLLQKFALEVYMFTGSSSLHFSFLSLDKHREWLEYLLEFAQDAAPIPNQYDKHFLERDYTGYVLALNGHKKYFCLFKPHRSGDEGGTLGSCEDYDALQHAEARGKSSCSPGSRSTKNKLHKLSFWMERLLEGSLQRFYIPSWPALD